The DNA sequence GGGGAACGCGACAACGATTTGTTCCGACAAAACAGGCACCTTGACGGAAAACAAAATGACTGCCGTTGCTGCCACCTTGGGAACGAGCTTTAGGTTCGTTAAGGATGCTGGTGCCTCCTCCAATGGAACGGATGAGAACGGCGACGCAACCGAAGTTTCAAATGCCTTGTCACCGTCTGAGTTTGCCAAAAGTCTTTCTGCTCCAGTCAAGCAGCTCTTACTCGACTCAATCGTGCTGAACTCCACAGCATTTGAAGGAGAACAGGAGGGGGCTATGACGTTTATTGGTTCAAAGACCGAAACAGCGCTTTTGGGTTTCGCAAGAACCTATCTTGCTCTCGGTTCGCTTAGTGAGGCACGGGCTAACGCAGAAATCGCTCAGATGGTGCCCTTTGATTCCGGTCGTAAGTGTATGGCTGTAGTGATCAAAATGGGACCTGGAAAGTACAGGATGTTGGTCAAAGGTGCAGCGGAGATTCTGGCTGCGAAATCTACGCGTATCATCTCCGATCCAACAAAAGATTTGTCTAATCGCCCGATGTCCGGTGACGATAAGGAAACCTTGAATACGACGATTGATCGGTATGCGGCCAAGTCCTTGAGAGCTATCAGCTTAGTATACCGCGATTTCAGTCAGTGGCCGCCCGAAGGGGTACGCAAGCAGGAAAAAGATAGTGGCCTCGGGGATTTTGACGCCGTATTCAAGGACATGACCATGTTCGCGGTATTTGGCATCCAGGATCCCCTCCGAGCTGGTGTGACAGAATCCGTTCAACAATGCCAGAAAGCTGGTGTTTTTGTCCGAATGGTGACCGGAGATAATATTAACACGGCTAAGGCTATTGCTGGAGAGTGTGGTATCTTTACGCCTGGAGGAATTGCAATTGAAGGACCCAAATTTCGCCAACTTAGCTCCGCTCAGATTCACCAGATTATCCCTCGACTGCAGGTTTTGGCCCGATCTAGCCCTGATGATAAGAAAATCCTGGTTACTCATCTGAAGAAGTTAGGTGAGACGGTTGCGGTTACCGGTGATGGAACAAACGATGCCCAGGCTCTTAAGACAGCAGACGTTGGGTTTTCCATGGGAATTGCTGGCACCGAAGTGGCAAAGGAGGCGTCAGATATCATCCTGATGGACGATAACTTCACCTCGATCATCAAGGCTATGGCCTGGGGTAGGACTGTGAACGATGCGGTCAAGAAGTTTCTGCAATTCCAAATTACAGTCAATATCACTGCGGTCCTCCTAACATTCATCTCGGCCGTGGCTAGTGACACCGAAGAATCGGTTCTTACGGCAGTACAACTTCTATGGGTTAATCTTATCATGGACACTTTCGCAGCGCTTGCTCTAGCGACTGATCCGCCCTCTCCACATGTTCTTGACCGCAGACCCGAACCCAAATCCGCGCCGCTTATCACCCTCACAATGTGGAAAATGATCCTCGGCCAAAGTATCTATCAAATGGCCGTCACGCTTGTCTTGAACTTTGCAGGAGGCCACTTCGGTTACGAAGGCCAGGTACTCTCTACAGTTGTATTCAATGCCTTCGTTTGGATGCAGATCTTCAACCAGTGGAACTCTCGCCGCCTGGACAATGGTTTCAATATCTTTGAAGGCATGCTCCGCAATTGGTGGTTCCTTGGAATCcagttcatcatcatgggTGGGCAGGTCTTGATCGTTTTTGTTGGTGGCCATGCCTTCTCTGTCACCAGAATAAACGGTGCGCAATGGGGAGTCTGTTTGATCATTGGCGTGATCTCTCTTCCAATTGCAGTCATCATTCGGCTGATTCCAGATGCACTCATTGAGAAACTCATCCCCACCTTCTTCAGCCGCAAAAAGGCTCCCGAGCTTCTGGTTTCTGACGAGGATCGCTTTGAGTGGAACCCTGCTCTGACTGAGATTCGGGATCAACTCAAATTCCTGAAGAGGGTCCGGGGAGGTCGGTTGAGACACCTGAAGCACAAATTGCAGCATCCTGAAGAGTTCCTTCCAAGATCACGGAGCGGCTCAAGGTCATCACGGTCAAGAGAAAACTCGGTCCCTGGAACACCTGTCAATGAACACAGCAGTACCCCATCTCAGCCCCCTACTCCAGAGTCGCGGTCAAGGAAACGAGCTCGATCTCGCTCGAACTCTGCATTTGGACCTGCTACGGCCATGGCGGGTATAGTTGCTGGAAGTATTGCAGGCTGGTCGCCTATTGAAAGAGCGCCAACAGAGGGAGAGCCATTCAAGTTCGATTCCACTCCACACGGTGGCTTGGAAAACCAGCAAGGCATTGAAATTCACCCCAAGACAGCAGCAGACGATCGGATCGTGGGAGACTATCTTTCATCGTCGAAGACGCCCCCAAGCCAGAACCCAGACCTCCTACCGTACTTTGAGCATGCTCCTCCTGCACGGGCTCCATCTAGCCGCAGCATAAGGTCAACATCTGCACACAGTCGGTCCGCTCACAGCCGGTCCGCATCCCGAAACGAAAGTTGACCGGAGACCCAGTTAACCCCTTAATAATACCTCTGATACGTTAACGGTCTTAATTATTAGGACCGCCCACTTCACAACGATGTATTATGATCCTGTCgttgatttgcttttttgaTATGTTGCTTTGTTTTATAGTTCTGGGTCGGCTGTCCTCTCGCGATAAAGTAACTTAGTGCATTTTTTAGCCctttctgcttttccctGTGCTTATAGATTCCCTATCTCTTTCCCGGGGTTTCGACTATCTGTCATTTGCTGGATTGTATGATTTTAGTCTAACGATCCGTCGGGCGTACAACGGTTGAAAAGGTCTCGTTTTGTTATCATATAGACACTCATTCCAGTGTATGTTCGGTGTCGGCGCAAGTGAGGTGGCTcgtgtgttttgttttttgtttaCTTTGTACATATTCAGTATTACTCCCCCCCTTTTATTGGGTGTTGGGGATGGTTTAATCATTGTTAAAAACTTGGTCTTCAATTTCTATCTTCTTAATATCTTTTTTCTACGGATTGGCTTCgttttctttggtggtttgggtCTTTGGTATGGGAGGATCTTGGTACTACCGGGATTTGTACTATTATAGCTGGTGAATGTGGATCTACTGTTATGGTTTATCTTCTCTCTGTAGTTCTAGTCTAAGTAGGTGTTTGTAGTATTTAATCGTGGTTTTGGTGTTTATTCTTATGGGGATATTCTGGTGGTTCAATTGTCTAGCGTGTCAATTGTATTGAAAGTATTGAAGCATGAGTACAAGTTTGATAAACTTGATTCTTCATTCCTGGATGATACGGCTGTATAAAAAGCTAAAATATTCAACAAAACTGGCTTCGTTGATGTCAATGAGACATTGCTAGTTTCCTATTAGGGACATTAGATCGTCAAGGGaagagcttttcttttttctttctttctttttgttttattttatttattcattttctTGGTTCCTCTTGGTGTGGCGTGTTTTGAGTAGGTAGATGCTATATTGTGTTTATTTTGAATGCTCGAGAGTTCCCTTGGTGTATTGGATAGGTTTACTTGGATAGTTCGCTATGGGGGTtctgaaggaggaagttggagCGCTGTGTTTGGCATAACCATGCGAGATAGGCACGGCCTTATTCTCTTGAAGTTTCTGTTCTCTGAGTGTAGTTCGGGAATCGATGGTACTGTTTCACTAGGCCCACAGGTTATGCACGACATGACTCGAGATCGAACTGCGGTTCTTTTTAGTGATCACGATACTGgctgaaacaaaggaaacctGATGCATCCATTAGCAGTATTATGCAATGTTCCACTGGTGCGGTAGTCATAATTAGGTCATGTGTGATCTGCAAGAGCGTGTATTTCAGATTTAGTAAAAGGAACCACTTGTAGGCAGCATAGTGGCGAGCTGAAAGATTCATGGTGCCTGTTGAGGCCTTGCGTTGACAAAAAATTACCTCGAATCAGCTTCGAGGGATGATCATAGCATCATATCCATACTTGTCAAACTTTCTTGCAAGTGGGCTAGTATGAGCTCggggggttttttttttctttttcttttctttcgaaCTGCCCGGATCCTCAGACCTTGAGCTACGTTGCACCTTTCCCACTGTCTCTCCTTGCTTGGCTGGTGCATACCAGACGACCGTGTTGGAGAGAGCTTAATACCAATATGAGTAATGGAATGTAACGGGCATGGTGATGTAACAAATCACGGAACCCGGACGATCTGCGCCGCATTAGCTTGAATGTAATAGAGCCGATTCGGGTGTTTGAGCTAAAAAGTTGACTGGAGAGTCATAGATGTGATGGGAATTTTGATAAACCCGAAAATACCGAGCCCTTGTTTGGCGCTGGGCTCCCTTCACTTCCCATGGATGGGGTTGAACTTATTTTTTATGATGACCTGCATCATGAGTGCCTGTTCAATGAGATTAGCAGATAGGGCCGTGCGGCAGGGTCCTGATACCGTGTACACACCAGCTGTGGAATGCTAGCATCAGGTAGGGCAGGTGATAGGGTGATGTCAAACTTGTAGCACTGTGTGAGCAACATACTCCTTCCCTCAATTTCCCCTTTCTCTCCTGCACATCTCTGTGTCCCTATATATACCGTGAAACGTTGTTCGTCTTTCCTGACTATCTTCTTTCGGCAACTTGTAGCTCGGTCAAGCTTCCACTTTACTGTTTCTGAcaagaaggagcagagaaGTAGGCAGATCCGGCTCCTTTTACCAAGTGACAACCCGTCCTGAAAGCCAGCATGATGTCTGAGGCTGAAAAAGCTCGTATATCCCCATCTCTTCAGAGTGTTACACAAGAGGATTTAGAAGATCAGACTCCCCTTAATGGAAGTCACAGATCGAGGTACCAGAGATGGGCGGGAAGTATCAAGGGCCTCGAGGCGCGTGGCATTGAGCCGATACCAGTTGAGGAACGCCTGAAGACTAGCCCATCAGCATCATTTCATATGTTGCTTATGTGGTTCAGTATGGGGATGGCCTTGAACAATATGGTGGTTGGATCATTGGGCACGCTTGTAATGAAGCTGAGCTTTGCAGATGCTGCTCTTTGCGCAATATTTGGAAATCTTTTGGGGGGTATGGCAGTTGGGTATATGAGCACTTGGGGACCCAGAAGTGGGAATCGTACTCTTGTATGGTTCATCCGTTGCGTTTGATCTCTGTTCACCCCTGTCCCCGTTATGGACGGAAAGAAGTACATACAGCTCACTTGTTGTCGATAGATAGTTGCCCGATATTTTATGGGGTACTACCCTAGCAAGGTGTGCTGCTCGCTGAATGTGCTTACAAACTTGGGTTATGGGATGATGAATTGTATGATCGGCGGGCAGTTACTCTCAAAAATATCAGGTGGAGCCGTATCCGTCGTTGTTGGTATTATCATTGTCGCGCTTGCAAGCTTGGTGATGGCTACATTTGGAATGCAGATCTTCCAATATTATGAGAGGTATGAAGCATGCGTTGGTGCCTGCCTCTGTCAGATTCGCTGGTACTAACTCAGCAATGTGAAAACCGCAGATATGCTTGGTTCCCGCAGTTGTTGGTACTCTGCATCATCACCGGGTCGGCAGGACCACAGTTTGATTTTCAGAGTCCGTCGGTTGGATCCTCAGGCGAGGTCAATGCCAAACGTCTGGcattcttctctctttgtttaTCTGTAGCCCTCGCATGGGCACCGTTAGCTGCAGACTACTATGTCTACTATCCGCCGACTATTAGGCGATGGAGGACATGGTCAATGACCACGATGGGAGGATGCTTGGCTATGATCATTACTCTTCTCCTTGGAGTTGGTCTAGGAAGCGGAGTGGCGAAAAACCCAAAGTGGGCTGAAACCTATGATGGTACACCGGCGAGTCTATTGATGGCTGGTTATGGCAGACTTGGAGGCTTTGGCAAATTCTGTGCGTTCATCAATGTCGTGACAGTGGTCTCCAGTAATGCTCCCGGATCTTATTCAATGGCTATGAATTTCCAGATGCTCGGCAATGTTTGGTCGAAAATTCCACGTCCTGTCTTCACTGTTACGACGACAGTGATATACACGGCATGCGCCATTGGAGGACGAGATTTCCTATACGAGATTTTCAAGAGCTTCCTCCCCCTGATTGGTTAttggatcatcatctggttcaCCATTGTTGCGGAGGAAGACCTGCTCTTTCGACGTAGCAAAGGCTATGACTGGTCCGCGTGGAACTGTCGACAGAAGCTGCCGGTAGGAGTTGCTGCTGCCCTAGCTTTTCTGGTTGGTTGGGCGGGGGCAATTGTAGGGATGGTATAGTATATCTCTGATCCATCTGCTTGAGGCCAGTGCTAACCCATTCCCTGTTTCCTGATAGGATCAAGTGTACTATACGGGGCCGATTGGGAAAGCAGTCAATGGAGGCTGTGATTTGGGAATCTGGCTCGGTTTCGGTTTCACGGCTCTCGCCTTCCCTCCACTGAGAATGTTGGAGTTGAGGGTGCTTGGACGCTGAGAGAACATTGCTTCCATGAGATGCCATCCACATGCGTTCATGGTGATCCACCTGTCTAAGATTGGAGTCATCGGTTATACATGTGGGATTTTGCTTCAGAGACCTCAGATAGATGCTTTGCACGAGATTGCTGAAGGTAAGACTTCCAGTCAATAAGCTCTGTACGTACGTACGCATGACCGGTCATCGTACACGGTGTACCATAGACTAGACTGAAGCTGCATGTTAGAagcttctctttttgctaCAAAAACAGACAGACTTTTGCAAGACAGGGAATATTTACTTCATAAAGAATCAGAGTGAATATGGAAGCTATGTGCTCCAGTTGCATTGCTTATAAGTACGTATGTGTTACCTCTCATGATCTCTAACCAGTCTCCACGGTAGTAGTATATCTCTGTCTCAAGGACGTTTTCTGGTGGACTTGGCTGTTTTGGTTAATAGATCAGATAAGCTTTCACTCAGCAGAGAGTGACACATAGACCCTTCGAGGTACGTAGGCTGTAGTGATTCAATTTTAtgcaagaaagagatgaatGTGCTCAGTATGTGATGAAGTTAGAAGTAAATGTTAACAatcagaagaggaaatgacGGGCGAAGATGAAACTAGTCCATAAGTGGATAGCTAGATCAGCTACCCAATGGTTAGGGTACAGATGTCAGCAGGTAGCAAGTACCTTGCCTATCATAGTTAATGAAAGCTCTAGATGTATTGCTATTATGTATGTTGTCTTAGAATAAGAATGTGAATATTTTCTAGCATATGGAGAACTCGACCATTTCACTTGGTGGATGCAGTTATCTAAAAGCTTCCCCTCTCATGTGTTCCTACCGAGGTCCTTCGATACTCGGCAGTGCACCTGGAATATTTAGGTTGTGGGGAAACGTTTAGGCTTGTCGATGAAGAATGGCCATCAGATCATATAGTCCTCGGTGTAGGACCTCGGCTTGCCACACTAAGACAATATTGGAACACTAGACAATGCAATATTGCCCAATAGTAGACTTTGCTATTACTCTTTAGATACTTCGTACTAAGTTTGTTTGCATAGTATAAATGGAGGGACTATGCAGAAGTAATTATGCACGGATTCTATTATGTCAAGCTAAACTTCTTGGCGAGCTGAACACGAGTTCTAACGATCCTGTGATCGTCTTTGCTCCTCCGCATCCCTTGAGATCTTATTTAACGAAGTCTAGTGCTCACCATCTTGACCGGGTTTTTGTGGTTCGAGGCTTATGAGTTCCGTGGTGAATACCCCTGTCAGATCAGCTGATATAGACTCCACGGCATACAATCCAGGTTTTGTTTGACATTCGGCGAAGCGATGGTGAACGAGAGCCAAGCCGTCACGGCCGGCATTAACAGCGGCGTTACCAATTCAGTCCCACAAGCAATTCTAGACATAActcctcctcgccagctTCTTCCGTATGTCCTCGCGATCCTGATAGCATATCCATTACTGGTCTCATTGCTCCGATTTCGCCGGGTACAATGGCTTCATCAAAAGTACAAGTTCCCCAACCGGGCATCCCTGGCTAAAATGACCGACGATGAGGCCTGGGAAATCCAGAAGGTGCTTTTGCAGCTGGAATTCCCGTTCCTCTATGTTAAAGCCCTCCAATTTGCTCTCTTCAGGGTGCGGCTCCTTTTTCCATTTGATTGGTTTCTTATACTTTTTTTGTGGATTATCTGGTAACCTAAATTGACCCAGTGAAGACTTACGGAATCCCCACCATCTCCGGGCTGCTCACCAAGACCAGTCAATTCTCGAATCCGGAGACATCTTACAAGCGTTACGCAGACACAAGCGCCTTGGTCCAGGAATTTATGGGCAACGCCCCATCTTCTAAGCGCACGATTACTGCGATCGCTCGAACTCGCTGGCTTCACAATGGCTATCGCACCTCGGGAAAGATTTCCGAGAATGATATGCTCTACACCCTTGGCTTGTTTGCCCTCGAACCCATCCGGTTCATCGAGAAGTACGAGTGGAGAAAGCTGACCGACCTCGAGAAGTGTGCTATCGGCACGTTCTGGAAGAGCGTCGGCGATGGTCTTGCAATCAGTTACGAGGCATTTCCATCGCATAAGACGGGATTCCGCGATGGCCTCCAGTGGCTGGAGGAGATCACGGCCTGGAGTGAAGAGTACGAAGCTAAGTACATGGTTCCCCATGCCACGAACCGGGAGACCGCGGATCAGACTACGGCCGTGCTACTGTACATGGTCCCGAAGCCGTTCCAGCAGATCGGTCTGCACTTCGTCTCGTTCATGATGGATGACCGCCTACGACGTGCGATGCTGTAAGTACAACCCAAAGACGGTTGCTCGTGTAACGACTAACCTGAGGCTAGGTATGACCCTCCCCCGGCATCATATGCCAAACTGTTCTCGTCGCTTCTGTCCGTTCGCCGCTTTGTGTTACGTTACCTGTCGCTCCCCCGGCCTTATTTCCTCCGTTTCACTGCCTTCACTGAGCAGCCGGACCGGAATGATCGCATTTTCATCACCCAGTGGGATGCGGCACCCTATTACGTCGCGCCTACTTTCCGGAACCGCTGGGGCCCTGTCGCTTGGCTTACCTGGGCTATGGGCCGGCCTCTTCCAGGCGATGAAGGCGATAAGTATTACCCCCGGGGCTACTATACACCTGATGTAGGGCCCAAGTACTTCGAAGGCAAGGGCCGAGCATCCCTGGAGGAGTACGTCCAGGACTTGAAGAGTTCACGAACAGGCCGATGTCCGTTTATTTAAGTGTGAGCACGGATAATATACGCTACTTTTGTGAAATGGCTGTTCTTTGTCGTGTTATTTGCAAAGCCGGATTTACTTTGGTATGATATAGCCCAGCTAgcgagagaaaaaggatgaTTTCATCCTACAGAAGATCTACGACcaaatttttttttcaatgTGCCTACCTTACCATGTTCCATAAGCTATTAAAGGTTTCATAATTTTAAGTTTTAAGATTCTTAATTGTCATATGTTCAAGCTAAAAGAACTGCCCACTCGCGCCTTTACCCTTGAACTCAACCCGGTTCTTTCCCGAGACCGATCTCGAATTCCCAACTTGCATTCACTAATGCACTAGAAAGCACAAGAATATAAACATTCTTCGCAAGGCGAGAATGGACCCAAAGGAGACACCACTTGACGTCTTCCCTCCATCAATCATATATTGTCCCTTGACTAAGTCTCCCGCCATAGAACGTATTTCATTCATGATCGCCTCAGCCTTCCATATGTAATTCCGTAGTCCCATGTTCAGAATGCATCCGCATATACAATACCTCGTCATTGGATTTGTCCAAGGCATGTGGACAAAGCTAGAGTGCTTCAATCAAGTGTCCTGACGGTGTCCGGAATTTCTGATCCAAAGGACCCTCATCTGGGACGATATGCTGTTTTGGCTGCTCTACCGCTTTAAGGGGTGATAGCATTTGATCGACTGAGTGGACGTGGGCTCCAGCGGAGTAGCCCAGCCATTATACATGTTGCCATCGAGGAAGAGTTGAAGGATCAAGAGGTAGTGCCTGAAAAGCAACCGGGCTAGGTTAAGGTGATACCTAGGTTGGAGCGGACGTGGCGAGACAGATACTTCTCAAAGATGCCGATGAGGGTGTTAAGAGTAAGCAGCTCTTGGTGATGAATATCGTAGTAGAGTAAGTAACCCTATGAATTGTTCGTATAAAGAATAGGCAAGGGG is a window from the Aspergillus oryzae RIB40 DNA, chromosome 6 genome containing:
- the pmcA gene encoding putative P-type calcium ATPase (calcium transporting ATPase); translation: MNDSVSHSNYLAVPGTRSRGNSLESEDTHQSSSTYGGDTYVPTASHGSRADLTKNMVINDEDALKPDPGREDEFTVENNKFAFSPGQLNKLLNPKNLGAFHALGGLRGLEKGLRTDINSGLSMDETALDGTVSFEDATSIASEESTQGSFSQPPRQPTRSGTEPAKQPDNGYTDRKRVFGNNKLPERKPKSILELAWIAYNDKVLILLTVAAIISLALGIYQSVTAKNGEPKVEWVEGVAIIVAIVIVVVVGAANDWQKERQFVKLNKKKDDRQVKVVRSGKTLEIPIQDVLVGDVMHLEPGDVIPVDGIFINGHDVKCDESSATGESDVLRKTAANEVFRAIEQHENLSKQDPFIVSGAKVSEGVGTFMVTSVGVHSTYGKTMMSLQDEGQTTPLQSKLNVLAEYIAKLGLAAGLLLFVVLFIKFLAQLKTYDGADEKGQAFLRIFIVAVTVIVVAVPEGLPLAVTLALAFATTRMLKDNNLVRLLRACETMGNATTICSDKTGTLTENKMTAVAATLGTSFRFVKDAGASSNGTDENGDATEVSNALSPSEFAKSLSAPVKQLLLDSIVLNSTAFEGEQEGAMTFIGSKTETALLGFARTYLALGSLSEARANAEIAQMVPFDSGRKCMAVVIKMGPGKYRMLVKGAAEILAAKSTRIISDPTKDLSNRPMSGDDKETLNTTIDRYAAKSLRAISLVYRDFSQWPPEGVRKQEKDSGLGDFDAVFKDMTMFAVFGIQDPLRAGVTESVQQCQKAGVFVRMVTGDNINTAKAIAGECGIFTPGGIAIEGPKFRQLSSAQIHQIIPRLQVLARSSPDDKKILVTHLKKLGETVAVTGDGTNDAQALKTADVGFSMGIAGTEVAKEASDIILMDDNFTSIIKAMAWGRTVNDAVKKFLQFQITVNITAVLLTFISAVASDTEESVLTAVQLLWVNLIMDTFAALALATDPPSPHVLDRRPEPKSAPLITLTMWKMILGQSIYQMAVTLVLNFAGGHFGYEGQVLSTVVFNAFVWMQIFNQWNSRRLDNGFNIFEGMLRNWWFLGIQFIIMGGQVLIVFVGGHAFSVTRINGAQWGVCLIIGVISLPIAVIIRLIPDALIEKLIPTFFSRKKAPELLVSDEDRFEWNPALTEIRDQLKFLKRVRGGRLRHLKHKLQHPEEFLPRSRSGSRSSRSRENSVPGTPVNEHSSTPSQPPTPESRSRKRARSRSNSAFGPATAMAGIVAGSIAGWSPIERAPTEGEPFNSGSAVLSR
- a CDS encoding purine-cytosine permease family protein (predicted protein) — protein: MSEAEKARISPSLQSVTQEDLEDQTPLNGSHRSRYQRWAGSIKGLEARGIEPIPVEERLKTSPSASFHMLLMWFSMGMALNNMVVGSLGTLVMKLSFADAALCAIFGNLLGGMAVGYMSTWGPRSGNRTLIVARYFMGYYPSKVCCSLNVLTNLGYGMMNCMIGGQLLSKISGGAVSVVVGIIIVALASLVMATFGMQIFQYYERYAWFPQLLVLCIITGSAGPQFDFQSPSVGSSGEVNAKRLAFFSLCLSVALAWAPLAADYYVYYPPTIRRWRTWSMTTMGGCLAMIITLLLGVGLGSGVAKNPKWAETYDGTPASLLMAGYGRLGGFGKFCAFINVVTVVSSNAPGSYSMAMNFQMLGNVWSKIPRPVFTVTTTVIYTACAIGGRDFLYEIFKSFLPLIGYWIIIWFTIVAEEDLLFRRSKGYDWSAWNCRQKLPVGVAAALAFLVGWAGAIVGMDQVYYTGPIGKAVNGGCDLGIWLGFGFTALAFPPLRMLELRVLGR
- a CDS encoding uncharacterized protein (predicted protein) translates to MLYTLGLFALEPIRFIEKYEWRKLTDLEKCAIGTFWKSVGDGLAISYEAFPSHKTGFRDGLQWLEEITAWSEEYEAKYMVPHATNRETADQTTAVLLYMVPKPFQQIGLHFVSFMMDDRLRRAMLYDPPPASYAKLFSSLLSVRRFVLRYLSLPRPYFLRFTAFTEQPDRNDRIFITQWDAAPYYVAPTFRNRWGPVAWLTWAMGRPLPGDEGDKYYPRGYYTPDVGPKYFEGKGRASLEEYVQDLKSSRTGRCPFI